A single genomic interval of Hyphomicrobiales bacterium harbors:
- a CDS encoding carbon-nitrogen hydrolase family protein, with protein sequence MTTSTFIAACIQNSATSDGDHNIDVASRLIRQAAKDGATFIATAEYFSGLTTQNGLFMPAAFVEEGHPVLTAFSALAAELECWLLLGSIGVLTADGRINNRSCMIGPDGQLVVSYDKIHLFDVNLNGVAYRESATIAAGGQTVIAETPFANIGLSICYDLRFGALYRSLAQQGADILATPAAFTKVTGEAHWHVLQRARAIENGAFVIAPCQYGEIEGGGACYGHSLIVDPWGAVLADGGEGEGVVMAEIDMAKVQEARRRIPSLTHDVDFSV encoded by the coding sequence TTGACCACATCGACATTCATTGCTGCCTGCATTCAAAACTCCGCAACGAGCGATGGTGATCATAATATTGATGTTGCATCACGTCTTATCCGGCAGGCCGCAAAAGACGGCGCGACCTTCATTGCAACGGCTGAATATTTTTCTGGTCTGACAACGCAGAACGGCCTGTTTATGCCTGCCGCTTTTGTGGAAGAAGGCCATCCCGTGCTTACAGCATTTTCCGCCTTGGCAGCAGAGTTGGAATGCTGGTTGTTGCTTGGTTCTATTGGTGTTTTAACGGCTGACGGGCGCATCAATAATCGTTCTTGCATGATTGGGCCAGATGGGCAGCTGGTTGTTTCCTACGATAAAATCCATCTTTTCGATGTGAATTTAAACGGCGTAGCCTATCGAGAATCCGCGACCATTGCAGCAGGCGGTCAAACTGTCATAGCCGAAACGCCCTTTGCCAATATCGGCCTCTCGATCTGTTATGACCTGCGCTTTGGTGCGCTTTATCGATCATTGGCTCAACAGGGCGCAGATATTCTCGCAACACCAGCCGCTTTTACAAAAGTAACCGGTGAAGCCCATTGGCACGTATTACAACGCGCCCGCGCGATTGAGAACGGCGCCTTTGTTATCGCGCCATGCCAATACGGTGAGATAGAAGGCGGCGGCGCCTGTTATGGCCATTCGCTTATTGTCGATCCATGGGGCGCTGTGCTGGCAGATGGCGGCGAGGGCGAGGGCGTTGTTATGGCTGAGATCGACATGGCAAAAGTGCAAGAAGCGCGGCGACGTATACCTTCGCTTACGCATGATGTCGATTTTTCGGTGTAG
- the guaA gene encoding glutamine-hydrolyzing GMP synthase produces the protein MTQTSSPDTILIVDFGSQVTQLIARRVREAGVYCEIIPFQSAEAGFHRLKPKGVILSGGPASTGDIDSPRAPQVIFDSGLPVLGICYGQMTLCVQMGGEAESSDHREFGRAEVTVKKDCALFDGVWEKGGSHQVWMSHGDRVNALPDGFEVMAASENAPFAAFGNEAINYYGLMFHPEVVHTLDGAKLLSNFVLGVCGCTGSWTMGAYREQAVQAIRDQVGDKKVICGLSGGVDSAVAAVLIHEAIGDQLTCIFVDHGLMRMDEGEEVVSLFRGHFNIPLVHVDAADLFIGQLEGEADPETKRKTIGRLFIEVFEAEAKKLGGADFLAQGTLYPDVIESVSFTGGPSVTIKSHHNVGGLPERMNMELVEPLRELFKDEVRDLGRELGIPDHFVGRHPFPGPGLAIRCPGGISRDKLDILRQADAIYLDEIKKAGLYDEIWQAFAVLLPVQTVGVMGDGRTYEFVCALRAVTSVDGMTADFYHYDMNFLSRAATRIINEVKGINRIVYDVTSKPPGTIEWE, from the coding sequence CAGTTGATCGCGCGGCGCGTGCGTGAAGCAGGCGTTTATTGCGAAATCATTCCTTTTCAATCTGCCGAAGCAGGGTTTCACCGCTTAAAACCAAAGGGCGTGATCCTTTCTGGCGGTCCAGCCTCCACTGGTGATATTGATAGCCCACGTGCGCCTCAGGTGATCTTTGACAGTGGCTTGCCGGTTCTTGGCATTTGCTATGGTCAAATGACACTTTGCGTTCAAATGGGCGGTGAGGCGGAAAGTTCCGATCATCGCGAATTTGGTCGTGCAGAAGTGACAGTTAAAAAAGACTGCGCGCTTTTTGATGGCGTTTGGGAAAAGGGCGGTTCACACCAAGTGTGGATGAGCCACGGCGACCGTGTGAATGCTTTGCCTGATGGCTTCGAGGTTATGGCCGCTTCCGAAAACGCGCCTTTTGCGGCTTTCGGCAATGAGGCAATCAATTACTACGGTCTCATGTTCCACCCTGAAGTGGTACACACACTGGATGGCGCGAAGCTCTTGTCTAACTTCGTTCTTGGCGTGTGTGGTTGCACAGGCAGCTGGACTATGGGCGCTTACCGCGAGCAAGCAGTTCAAGCGATCCGTGATCAAGTGGGCGACAAGAAGGTCATTTGCGGCCTTTCAGGCGGCGTAGACAGTGCTGTTGCAGCTGTATTGATCCATGAAGCGATCGGCGATCAGCTGACGTGCATCTTCGTTGATCACGGCCTTATGCGTATGGATGAAGGTGAAGAGGTTGTTTCTCTCTTCCGTGGTCATTTCAATATTCCGCTTGTGCATGTGGATGCCGCTGATCTGTTCATTGGACAGTTAGAAGGCGAAGCAGACCCTGAAACGAAGCGCAAAACTATTGGCCGCTTGTTCATCGAGGTGTTTGAAGCGGAAGCCAAGAAGCTCGGCGGGGCAGACTTCCTTGCCCAAGGCACGCTTTATCCAGATGTGATTGAGAGCGTCTCCTTTACTGGCGGCCCATCGGTCACAATCAAATCACACCACAATGTTGGTGGTCTCCCCGAGCGCATGAATATGGAGCTTGTGGAGCCTTTGCGCGAACTCTTCAAAGATGAAGTGCGCGATCTTGGTCGTGAACTTGGTATCCCTGATCATTTCGTTGGACGTCATCCTTTCCCAGGGCCAGGTCTTGCGATCCGTTGTCCAGGTGGCATCTCGCGCGACAAGCTCGACATTCTTCGCCAAGCAGACGCGATCTATCTTGATGAAATCAAGAAGGCTGGCCTTTACGATGAAATTTGGCAGGCCTTTGCCGTGCTTCTCCCAGTCCAGACTGTTGGCGTGATGGGTGATGGCCGCACGTATGAATTCGTTTGCGCATTGCGTGCTGTCACGTCAGTCGACGGTATGACCGCAGATTTTTATCATTATGATATGAACTTCCTAAGCCGTGCTGCGACGCGCATCATCAATGAAGTGAAGGGCATCAACCGAATAGTGTATGATGTCACCAGCAAACCACCGGGAACGATTGAGTGGGAATAG
- a CDS encoding FadR/GntR family transcriptional regulator: protein MNVEYLENRNLQGSRSIADKIRHAIGSGRFTNGDQLPSERELSEMYDASRTTIRKALDTLEVDGMVSRKVGSGTFVTHIVEENDIEKVVGEISPIQLIDARIGFERQMLRLAVIHATARDMENLEKILVSLEASETDNALFTQLDSDFHQSVAIASGNPLILQLYNQINEVRTHSQWQAARKSVLTPQKVREYNGHHRQILDALKARDINAAIDALNLHMDLARRDLIGD from the coding sequence ATGAACGTTGAGTATTTGGAAAATCGAAACCTACAAGGATCTAGATCTATTGCTGATAAAATTCGGCATGCAATTGGTTCTGGGCGGTTTACGAATGGTGACCAATTACCATCTGAGCGCGAACTATCTGAAATGTATGACGCTTCTCGAACCACAATCAGGAAAGCGCTGGATACGTTAGAGGTAGACGGTATGGTCTCACGCAAAGTGGGAAGCGGAACCTTTGTGACTCATATCGTCGAAGAAAACGATATTGAGAAGGTTGTTGGCGAAATTAGTCCAATCCAACTAATCGACGCCCGTATTGGCTTTGAACGCCAGATGCTTCGCCTCGCGGTTATCCACGCAACTGCCCGCGATATGGAGAATTTGGAAAAAATCCTCGTTTCTCTTGAAGCCAGCGAAACCGACAATGCGCTGTTTACCCAACTTGATTCAGATTTTCACCAGTCTGTCGCTATTGCGTCGGGCAACCCGCTGATTTTGCAGCTCTATAATCAGATCAATGAAGTGCGCACCCATTCGCAATGGCAAGCGGCGCGTAAGTCGGTTCTAACGCCACAAAAAGTACGTGAATATAACGGCCACCATCGCCAAATATTGGATGCGTTAAAAGCACGGGACATCAATGCAGCAATTGACGCGTTAAACCTGCACATGGACCTAGCGCGCCGTGATCTTATTGGCGATTAA
- a CDS encoding glutamine synthetase family protein produces MATDLERFVEAKGRDEKVKEVREMIDKLGVEYLYLQFVSVTGKIMGKGIPADHWESVAQKGFQLVYGATMNLFLNRAGEYMGYGPEAAELVGIPEPETFMQLPWAPKIGRFYCTLFRNREEKEDPGGYLTSDSRGNLRRLHEKFQEKHGTQLRIGTEPEMMWLKFNEDGKPEDGFSKPYCYHIDQFESLRPVTMKVMEYTRKMGLDMIQGDHEDAPGQLELNWMFDDVLRNADRLTTYRQICAQVAREFGIFACFMTKPFMGVSASGCHHNMSLWRGGEDQFVRTGNDPDNLPGMRDNYMYVKGGENTFMPDDDDPQMPGAEGLRAIGGVVHHLQALTAIGCSTVNSYRRLWDTGFWAPVFADWGFQNRTTGLRVSAPGRFEYRSVDSMVNPYLMGSTLLAAMDDGIDNNLDPGAPEERNIYEAIKEGKEVKKLPMSLGEALVHLEHSEVVRRGMPGEMYRLYNEYKSDEHARSMSTVTDWDKETYMECLP; encoded by the coding sequence ATGGCAACGGATTTAGAGCGGTTTGTTGAGGCTAAGGGTCGCGACGAAAAAGTAAAAGAAGTGCGTGAGATGATCGACAAGCTTGGCGTCGAGTATCTCTATCTGCAATTCGTCTCTGTCACCGGCAAAATCATGGGTAAGGGCATCCCTGCGGATCACTGGGAGAGCGTCGCTCAAAAGGGCTTCCAGCTCGTCTATGGCGCGACCATGAACTTGTTCCTCAACCGTGCTGGCGAATATATGGGCTATGGTCCAGAGGCTGCTGAGTTGGTTGGCATTCCTGAACCTGAAACATTTATGCAGCTACCGTGGGCACCAAAAATTGGTCGGTTCTATTGTACGCTCTTCCGTAACCGTGAAGAGAAGGAAGATCCAGGTGGGTATCTAACATCGGATAGTCGCGGAAACCTTCGCCGCCTTCATGAGAAATTCCAAGAAAAACATGGCACACAGCTACGCATCGGCACAGAGCCGGAAATGATGTGGTTGAAGTTCAACGAGGATGGCAAGCCAGAAGATGGTTTCTCCAAACCTTATTGCTATCACATTGACCAGTTTGAAAGCCTTCGCCCTGTCACAATGAAGGTAATGGAATACACCCGCAAAATGGGCCTCGATATGATCCAAGGTGATCACGAAGATGCGCCGGGTCAATTGGAACTCAACTGGATGTTTGATGACGTGTTGCGCAATGCGGACCGTTTGACCACATACCGCCAGATTTGTGCGCAAGTGGCGCGTGAGTTCGGTATCTTTGCTTGCTTTATGACAAAACCATTCATGGGCGTGTCTGCGTCTGGTTGTCACCATAATATGTCTTTATGGCGTGGGGGCGAGGACCAGTTTGTTCGCACGGGCAACGATCCAGACAATCTGCCAGGCATGCGCGACAACTACATGTATGTGAAAGGTGGCGAGAACACCTTCATGCCGGATGATGATGATCCACAAATGCCAGGTGCAGAAGGCCTTCGTGCCATCGGCGGCGTTGTGCATCACTTGCAAGCGTTGACCGCGATTGGTTGTTCAACAGTGAACTCATACCGTCGTTTGTGGGATACAGGCTTTTGGGCGCCGGTCTTTGCTGACTGGGGTTTCCAAAACCGCACGACAGGTCTTCGCGTTTCTGCACCGGGCCGTTTTGAGTATCGCTCCGTCGATTCAATGGTGAACCCTTATCTCATGGGCTCAACTCTATTGGCTGCCATGGATGATGGCATTGATAACAATCTTGATCCAGGCGCACCAGAAGAGCGTAACATTTACGAAGCTATTAAAGAGGGCAAAGAAGTGAAGAAGCTTCCAATGTCTCTCGGTGAAGCGTTGGTTCACCTCGAGCATAGCGAAGTCGTAAGACGCGGTATGCCGGGCGAAATGTACCGCCTCTACAATGAATATAAGTCAGACGAACATGCTCGCTCCATGTCCACTGTGACTGATTGGGACAAAGAAACTTATATGGAATGCTTGCCGTAA